From Carya illinoinensis cultivar Pawnee chromosome 5, C.illinoinensisPawnee_v1, whole genome shotgun sequence, one genomic window encodes:
- the LOC122310925 gene encoding transcription factor bHLH49-like isoform X1, translated as MGDKGKFELENRNEDPINYASSVSDWGFGGANLTNTSIGLVPKVNPMAVSKGGLIGSSSCSSTSMVDAFGPTIWDHHANSENLGFCDNGVQKNASTSDTFGIRKGDPVALRSIDKTFDMVWNPTSSMLKGDIFLTNSHAMLPQRLTPFPADSAFIERAARFSCFNGGNFSDMFNPFAVPESMGLYSGAGGVMQGTQEAFAGSGLKSVSGGQSQKNEPSVGEVSKDVSLSVEHGAAGGSPPKDERSQSHVRSHEESKQRSGGSGNDSDEAELSGAGDQDEPSVLEGAGREPFARGLDSRKRKRNGQDAKLDPAKGAARQSGDCAKDNTEIQQTGDQNPTSTTNRSSGKHGKQGSQASDPPKEEYIHVRARRGQATNSHSLAERVRREKISERMKFLQDLVPGCSKVTGKAVMLDEIINYVQSLQRQVEFLSMKLATVNPRLDFNVEGLLAKDVIILPSRVATSSTLGFSPDMPMAYPPLHPSQRGLIQAGLPGMGSSSDLLQRTIHSQLTPMAGGFKEPTQLPNVWDDELHNVIQMSYGTSAPSNTQDEDGSLPSGQMKVEL; from the exons ATGGGTGACAAAGGTAAATTTGAGTTAGAAAATAGGAACGAGGATCCTATAAACTATGCATCTAGTGTGTCAGACTGGGGATTTGGCGGTGCCAATCTCACGAATACATCTATCGGTTTGGTTCCTAAGGTTAATCCGATGGCTGTTAGCAAAGGAGGCCTTATTGGATCTTCTTCTTGTTCATCTACTTCAATGGTGGATGCATTTGGCCCAACCATTTGGGACCACCACGCCAATTCAGAAAACCTGGGATTTTGTGACAATGGTGTCCAGAAAAATGCTAGCACTTCAGACACGTTTGGGATTAGAAAAGGCGATCCTGTTGCCCTAAGAAGTATTGATAAAACATTTGATATGGTTTGGAATCCTACGAGTTCAATGTTGAAAGGAGACATTTTCTTGACAAATTCACATGCAATGCTTCCGCAGAGGTTAACTCCGTTCCCAGCGGACTCTGCGTTCATTGAGCGTGCTGCTAGGTTCTCATGCTTCAATGGTGGGAATTTTAGTGATATGTTTAATCCTTTTGCAGTTCCTGAATCTATGGGTCTTTATTCTGGGGCTGGGGGGGTGATGCAAGGGACGCAGGAGGCTTTTGCTGGGAGTGGGTTGAAATCAGTGTCTGGCGGGCAGTCTCAAAAGAATGAACCGAGTGTTGGTGAAGTTTCCAAGGATGTTTCTTTGTCTGTTGAGCATGGGGCTGCTGGAGGGAGCCCACCAAAGGATGAGAGAAGTCAGAGCCATGTGAGATCTCATGAAGAATCTAAACAACGCAGTGGTGGGTCTGGTAATGATTCTGATGAAGCCGAGCTTAGCGGTGCTGGTGATCAAGATGAGCCATCTGTGTTGGAGGGTGCAGGTCGGGAACCTTTTGCTAGGGGACTTGACtcgaggaaaaggaaaaggaatggCCAG GATGCTAAACTTGATCCAGCCAAAGGAGCTGCACGGCAGTCTGGTGATTGTGCGAAGGATAACACTGAAATTCAACAGACGGGAGACCAAAACCCAACCTCAACTACTAACAGGAGCTCTGGGAAACATGGTAAACAGGGTTCTCAAGCTTCAGATCCACCAAAAGAAGAGTACATTCATGTCAGAGCTCGGAGGGGCCAGGCAACTAATAGCCATAGTCTCGCAGAAAGA gtaagaagagaaaaaatcaGTGAACGGATGAAGTTTCTCCAAGACCTTGTACCTGGTTGCAGCAAG GTCACTGGTAAAGCAGTGATGCTGGACGAAATCATTAACTATGTACAGTCACTGCAACGACAGGTTGAG TTTTTGTCGATGAAACTTGCTACTGTCAATCCACGGCTAGATTTTAACGTCGAAGGGCTCCTGGCAAAAGATGTAATA ATCCTTCCGTCACGAGTGGCCACTTCATCAACTCTGGGATTTTCACCTGATATGCCAATGGCTTATCCTCCGTTGCACCCATCTCAACGAGGGCTTATTCAAGCTGGCCTTCCTGGCATGGGAAGCTCATCTGATTTACTTCAAAGAACCATTCATTCTCAGTTGACACCCATGGCTGGAGGATTCAAGGAACCCACACAG CTACCTAATGTCTGGGACGATGAGCTCCACAATGTTATCCAGATGAGCTATGGAACCAGTGCTCCTTCCAATACCCAAGATGAAGATG GGTCCTTGCCATCTGGCCAGATGAAAGTTGAACTTTGA
- the LOC122310925 gene encoding transcription factor bHLH49-like isoform X2: protein MGDKGKFELENRNEDPINYASSVSDWGFGGANLTNTSIGLVPKVNPMAVSKGGLIGSSSCSSTSMVDAFGPTIWDHHANSENLGFCDNGVQKNASTSDTFGIRKGDPVALRSIDKTFDMVWNPTSSMLKGDIFLTNSHAMLPQRLTPFPADSAFIERAARFSCFNGGNFSDMFNPFAVPESMGLYSGAGGVMQGTQEAFAGSGLKSVSGGQSQKNEPSVGEVSKDVSLSVEHGAAGGSPPKDERSQSHVRSHEESKQRSGGSGNDSDEAELSGAGDQDEPSVLEGAGREPFARGLDSRKRKRNGQDAKLDPAKGAARQSGDCAKDNTEIQQTGDQNPTSTTNRSSGKHGKQGSQASDPPKEEYIHVRARRGQATNSHSLAERVRREKISERMKFLQDLVPGCSKVTGKAVMLDEIINYVQSLQRQVEFLSMKLATVNPRLDFNVEGLLAKDILPSRVATSSTLGFSPDMPMAYPPLHPSQRGLIQAGLPGMGSSSDLLQRTIHSQLTPMAGGFKEPTQLPNVWDDELHNVIQMSYGTSAPSNTQDEDGSLPSGQMKVEL, encoded by the exons ATGGGTGACAAAGGTAAATTTGAGTTAGAAAATAGGAACGAGGATCCTATAAACTATGCATCTAGTGTGTCAGACTGGGGATTTGGCGGTGCCAATCTCACGAATACATCTATCGGTTTGGTTCCTAAGGTTAATCCGATGGCTGTTAGCAAAGGAGGCCTTATTGGATCTTCTTCTTGTTCATCTACTTCAATGGTGGATGCATTTGGCCCAACCATTTGGGACCACCACGCCAATTCAGAAAACCTGGGATTTTGTGACAATGGTGTCCAGAAAAATGCTAGCACTTCAGACACGTTTGGGATTAGAAAAGGCGATCCTGTTGCCCTAAGAAGTATTGATAAAACATTTGATATGGTTTGGAATCCTACGAGTTCAATGTTGAAAGGAGACATTTTCTTGACAAATTCACATGCAATGCTTCCGCAGAGGTTAACTCCGTTCCCAGCGGACTCTGCGTTCATTGAGCGTGCTGCTAGGTTCTCATGCTTCAATGGTGGGAATTTTAGTGATATGTTTAATCCTTTTGCAGTTCCTGAATCTATGGGTCTTTATTCTGGGGCTGGGGGGGTGATGCAAGGGACGCAGGAGGCTTTTGCTGGGAGTGGGTTGAAATCAGTGTCTGGCGGGCAGTCTCAAAAGAATGAACCGAGTGTTGGTGAAGTTTCCAAGGATGTTTCTTTGTCTGTTGAGCATGGGGCTGCTGGAGGGAGCCCACCAAAGGATGAGAGAAGTCAGAGCCATGTGAGATCTCATGAAGAATCTAAACAACGCAGTGGTGGGTCTGGTAATGATTCTGATGAAGCCGAGCTTAGCGGTGCTGGTGATCAAGATGAGCCATCTGTGTTGGAGGGTGCAGGTCGGGAACCTTTTGCTAGGGGACTTGACtcgaggaaaaggaaaaggaatggCCAG GATGCTAAACTTGATCCAGCCAAAGGAGCTGCACGGCAGTCTGGTGATTGTGCGAAGGATAACACTGAAATTCAACAGACGGGAGACCAAAACCCAACCTCAACTACTAACAGGAGCTCTGGGAAACATGGTAAACAGGGTTCTCAAGCTTCAGATCCACCAAAAGAAGAGTACATTCATGTCAGAGCTCGGAGGGGCCAGGCAACTAATAGCCATAGTCTCGCAGAAAGA gtaagaagagaaaaaatcaGTGAACGGATGAAGTTTCTCCAAGACCTTGTACCTGGTTGCAGCAAG GTCACTGGTAAAGCAGTGATGCTGGACGAAATCATTAACTATGTACAGTCACTGCAACGACAGGTTGAG TTTTTGTCGATGAAACTTGCTACTGTCAATCCACGGCTAGATTTTAACGTCGAAGGGCTCCTGGCAAAAGAT ATCCTTCCGTCACGAGTGGCCACTTCATCAACTCTGGGATTTTCACCTGATATGCCAATGGCTTATCCTCCGTTGCACCCATCTCAACGAGGGCTTATTCAAGCTGGCCTTCCTGGCATGGGAAGCTCATCTGATTTACTTCAAAGAACCATTCATTCTCAGTTGACACCCATGGCTGGAGGATTCAAGGAACCCACACAG CTACCTAATGTCTGGGACGATGAGCTCCACAATGTTATCCAGATGAGCTATGGAACCAGTGCTCCTTCCAATACCCAAGATGAAGATG GGTCCTTGCCATCTGGCCAGATGAAAGTTGAACTTTGA